In Streptomyces violaceusniger Tu 4113, one DNA window encodes the following:
- a CDS encoding glycoside hydrolase family 16 protein: MRKTVRNTVIGLLSATALVATPWLTAPATATPQATNKAAAAEFTDNFDGAAGSGVDGSKWGVETGDNVNNHERQYYTDGNKNAALDGNGNLVITARKENPANYNCWYGRCEYTSARLNTSQKFTTASGHVEARMKLPQGQGMWPAFWMLGNDIGSAGWPNCGEIDIMENVGFEPSTVHGTLHGPGYSGSGGIGAGYTLPGGGKFSDAFHTFAIDWSPNKITWSVDGNVYQTRTPADLNGNRWVFDHPFYIILNLAVGGYWPGDPDGNTSFPQQLVVDYVKVTGGS, from the coding sequence ATGAGAAAAACTGTGCGCAACACCGTGATCGGTCTGCTCTCCGCGACCGCACTCGTCGCCACCCCCTGGCTCACCGCCCCGGCCACGGCCACCCCCCAGGCCACCAACAAGGCCGCCGCCGCCGAGTTCACCGACAACTTCGACGGTGCGGCGGGCAGCGGGGTCGACGGCTCCAAATGGGGCGTGGAGACCGGCGACAACGTCAACAACCACGAGCGCCAGTACTACACCGACGGCAACAAGAACGCGGCGCTCGACGGCAACGGCAACCTCGTCATCACCGCCCGCAAGGAGAACCCGGCCAACTACAACTGCTGGTACGGCCGGTGCGAGTACACCTCCGCCCGCCTCAACACCTCGCAGAAGTTCACCACCGCCTCCGGCCATGTCGAGGCCCGGATGAAGCTGCCGCAGGGCCAGGGCATGTGGCCCGCCTTCTGGATGCTCGGCAACGACATCGGCAGCGCCGGCTGGCCCAACTGCGGCGAGATAGACATCATGGAGAACGTGGGCTTCGAGCCCAGCACCGTCCACGGCACTCTCCACGGCCCCGGCTACTCCGGCTCGGGCGGCATCGGCGCCGGCTACACCCTGCCGGGCGGCGGCAAGTTCTCCGACGCCTTCCACACCTTCGCCATCGACTGGTCGCCCAACAAGATCACCTGGTCCGTCGACGGCAACGTCTACCAGACCCGCACCCCCGCCGACCTGAACGGCAACCGCTGGGTCTTCGACCACCCCTTCTACATCATTCTCAACCTGGCCGTCGGCGGCTACTGGCCCGGCGACCCGGACGGCAACACCTCCTTCCCGCAGCAGCTCGTCGTCGACTACGTCAAGGTGACGGGCGGAAGCTGA
- a CDS encoding MFS transporter produces MRTTVPDANPGEAADGELIPPEPVAPSWAAVFSLAMGVFGLLTAEYLPTSLLTPMAADLGVSEALAGQAVTVTAAAAMISGLLTASLTRRIDRRMVLLGFTVLLIISNLLVAVATNMAVLMLMRILLGVALGGFWSMAAAVAMRLVPAALVPRAVSIIFSGIAVATIVAVPLGSYLGDLAGWRSTFLAAAGLGVVTLVFQLFTLPRMTPHGTARLGTLWEVLRRPGFGVGIVGMLLVHIGHYALFTYIRPALETVVKVDVDALALLLFVFGVANLVGTLVSGWLLEISLRLTLTLTPALMGVAALGVALLPAGQAGYVFLVVLWGLAFGGVSVAWSNWATRMVPDQAESAGGLVVVGVQSAIAGGAAAGGLIFGIGGVVTVFTVSGVVLLASALLILLRVKAPRRLAGN; encoded by the coding sequence GTGCGCACCACCGTGCCCGATGCCAACCCTGGCGAAGCGGCCGATGGGGAATTGATACCGCCCGAACCGGTCGCACCGTCCTGGGCGGCGGTGTTCTCGCTGGCGATGGGTGTATTCGGATTGCTCACGGCGGAATATCTGCCGACCAGCTTGTTGACTCCGATGGCCGCCGACCTGGGAGTATCGGAAGCTCTGGCGGGGCAGGCGGTGACGGTAACGGCGGCGGCCGCGATGATTTCCGGATTGCTGACGGCCAGCCTGACCCGGAGAATCGACCGACGGATGGTGTTGCTCGGCTTCACCGTCCTATTGATCATATCCAATCTGCTGGTGGCCGTGGCCACCAATATGGCAGTGCTGATGCTGATGCGGATCCTGCTGGGTGTCGCACTCGGTGGCTTCTGGAGCATGGCCGCGGCGGTGGCGATGCGTCTGGTGCCCGCGGCTCTGGTTCCGCGGGCGGTATCGATCATCTTCAGCGGCATCGCGGTGGCGACCATCGTGGCGGTGCCGCTCGGCAGCTACCTCGGCGACCTGGCCGGCTGGCGCAGCACCTTCCTGGCGGCGGCCGGACTCGGGGTCGTGACGTTGGTGTTCCAACTGTTCACGCTGCCCCGGATGACGCCCCATGGCACGGCACGGCTGGGCACCTTGTGGGAGGTGCTGCGCCGCCCGGGCTTCGGGGTGGGCATCGTAGGAATGCTGCTGGTTCACATTGGGCACTACGCGCTGTTCACCTATATCCGGCCCGCTCTGGAAACCGTGGTGAAAGTCGACGTCGACGCATTGGCGCTGCTGTTGTTCGTCTTCGGAGTGGCGAACCTCGTGGGCACGCTGGTGTCCGGATGGCTCCTGGAGATCAGCCTGCGGCTGACGTTGACACTGACGCCGGCGCTGATGGGCGTCGCGGCACTGGGCGTGGCGCTCCTTCCCGCCGGGCAGGCCGGTTACGTATTTCTGGTGGTCCTCTGGGGCCTGGCCTTTGGCGGCGTGTCGGTGGCATGGTCGAACTGGGCGACTCGTATGGTGCCCGACCAGGCAGAAAGTGCCGGCGGACTCGTGGTGGTGGGCGTGCAGTCCGCCATCGCCGGCGGGGCCGCCGCAGGCGGTCTGATATTCGGTATCGGCGGCGTCGTCACCGTATTCACCGTCTCCGGCGTCGTGTTGCTCGCCTCCGCGTTGCTGATCCTCCTGCGGGTCAAAGCGCCCCGGCGCCTGGCAGGAAACTGA
- a CDS encoding AraC family transcriptional regulator — translation MTERLQYLTESPGAGTPGGAPADGAPADGAAAGGGPAGQFALSSDLISELLTSMRLRGVRYRRVHAGPRFGLNFDAKPGRAYFHFLAVGSAVLRTEDGSVHELSAGNAVFLPHGESHQLLSGPDIPVRGIDSFDAVPLSNAVCDVDACPSTNPNPSAIFFNGYMDFDLGGMQGLSRLMPDVMLVDAEGKRYPGLMPILTSMRREVCAGRVGFAGILARLAEVAAAMIVRGWVECGCDNTSGLVAALRDPRLACAILALHRQPGHHWTVAELAAECNVSRSVFADRFHTTIGMPPLRYATELRMLLAGQWLAQDTVPIQSVAQRLGYTSQAAFSRAFKRVTGRPPGASRDTPRSRAAEEVG, via the coding sequence ATGACAGAACGTCTGCAATATTTGACCGAGAGTCCGGGTGCGGGGACTCCGGGCGGGGCGCCTGCGGACGGGGCGCCTGCGGACGGGGCGGCTGCGGGTGGGGGGCCTGCGGGGCAGTTCGCCCTGTCGTCCGACCTCATCAGCGAACTGCTGACCAGCATGCGGCTGCGCGGTGTCCGGTATCGTCGTGTCCACGCTGGCCCGCGGTTCGGCCTCAATTTCGATGCCAAGCCCGGACGCGCCTATTTCCACTTCCTCGCCGTCGGCTCCGCCGTCCTGCGTACCGAGGACGGAAGTGTCCATGAGCTCTCGGCCGGAAATGCCGTATTCTTGCCCCACGGCGAGTCCCATCAGCTACTCTCCGGTCCGGATATACCGGTCCGCGGCATAGACAGTTTCGATGCCGTCCCGCTCAGCAATGCGGTGTGTGACGTTGATGCCTGCCCGAGCACCAACCCGAACCCCAGCGCCATCTTCTTCAACGGCTACATGGATTTCGACCTCGGCGGAATGCAGGGCCTCAGCCGGCTGATGCCCGATGTCATGCTGGTCGATGCCGAGGGGAAGCGTTACCCCGGGCTCATGCCGATCCTCACGTCCATGAGGCGCGAAGTCTGCGCCGGACGCGTGGGCTTCGCCGGGATCCTCGCCCGTCTGGCCGAAGTGGCGGCGGCCATGATCGTGCGGGGCTGGGTCGAATGCGGATGCGACAACACCTCCGGCCTCGTGGCCGCGTTGCGCGACCCGCGCCTGGCCTGCGCCATCCTGGCCCTGCACCGGCAGCCCGGGCATCACTGGACCGTGGCCGAGCTGGCGGCGGAATGCAATGTCTCCCGCTCCGTCTTCGCGGACCGCTTCCACACCACGATCGGCATGCCGCCCCTCCGCTACGCCACGGAGCTGCGGATGCTCCTCGCCGGGCAGTGGCTGGCCCAGGACACCGTGCCGATCCAGTCCGTGGCGCAACGCCTCGGCTACACCTCGCAGGCCGCTTTCAGCCGTGCCTTCAAACGCGTCACCGGCCGCCCGCCCGGCGCCAGCAGGGACACCCCGCGGTCAAGGGCTGCTGAGGAGGTGGGCTGA
- a CDS encoding amidase — protein MDTSCATAAARVCDRIEAADGEIRAFVPEPGRRERLLREARMADERWDGPGGRPALFGVPVGVKDIVHVDGLPTRAGSDVPAEALAGPQASLVDRLRAAGALVAGKTVTAEFAVTAPGPTRNPHHLGHTPGGSSSGSAAAVAAGMVPLAVGTQTIGSMIRPAAYCGVVGFKPTHGRIPSDGVIANAPTFDTVGLFAPDVATLAPAAAVLCDGWRPSDDGGAATGRRPVLGVPLGPYLDRADAEARSIFEERAGRLEAAGFTVRRMPFPDDFDRVVAERVVIGRYELARTHAVWFPRHAERYREQTAEAIRQGQRIGDDAYAAALRERAAFRDRLVAAMDRDGIDLWITPAATGPAPYGLRSTGDSVMSLPWSYAGVPALALPAGRSAGSLPLGVQCVARPGADERLLAWAVDLEPTLGGSSAPV, from the coding sequence ATGGACACCTCCTGTGCCACCGCGGCCGCGCGGGTCTGTGACCGGATCGAGGCTGCCGACGGGGAGATTCGGGCCTTCGTCCCCGAACCCGGCCGCCGCGAGCGGCTGTTGCGTGAGGCGCGGATGGCCGATGAGCGGTGGGACGGTCCGGGCGGGCGGCCGGCGTTGTTCGGCGTGCCGGTGGGCGTCAAGGACATCGTGCACGTCGACGGATTGCCCACGCGGGCCGGTTCGGACGTCCCCGCCGAGGCGCTGGCCGGGCCGCAGGCGTCGCTCGTCGATCGGCTGCGGGCGGCGGGTGCGCTGGTGGCGGGCAAGACCGTCACCGCCGAGTTCGCCGTGACCGCTCCCGGTCCCACCCGTAATCCGCACCATCTCGGCCACACCCCGGGCGGCTCCAGCAGCGGTTCGGCAGCGGCCGTCGCGGCGGGGATGGTGCCGCTGGCGGTCGGGACCCAGACGATCGGCTCGATGATCCGCCCGGCCGCCTACTGCGGGGTCGTCGGCTTCAAGCCGACCCACGGCCGCATCCCCTCCGACGGCGTGATCGCCAACGCCCCGACCTTCGACACCGTGGGCCTCTTCGCCCCCGACGTGGCGACCCTCGCCCCGGCGGCGGCCGTACTGTGCGACGGATGGCGGCCGTCCGACGACGGCGGGGCGGCGACGGGGCGGCGGCCGGTGCTCGGCGTGCCGCTCGGTCCGTACCTCGACCGCGCCGACGCCGAGGCCAGGAGCATCTTCGAGGAGCGGGCGGGGCGCCTGGAGGCGGCCGGATTCACGGTCCGCCGCATGCCCTTCCCGGATGACTTCGACCGGGTCGTGGCGGAACGGGTGGTGATCGGCCGTTACGAACTGGCGCGGACCCACGCCGTATGGTTTCCGCGCCACGCGGAGCGGTACCGCGAGCAGACCGCCGAGGCGATCCGGCAGGGGCAGCGGATCGGCGACGACGCGTACGCCGCGGCCCTGCGCGAACGTGCCGCCTTCCGGGACCGGCTGGTGGCCGCCATGGACCGGGACGGCATAGACCTGTGGATCACCCCGGCCGCCACGGGCCCCGCGCCGTACGGCCTGCGGAGCACCGGCGACTCCGTGATGAGCCTCCCCTGGAGCTACGCGGGAGTCCCTGCCCTCGCCCTGCCCGCGGGGCGGTCGGCGGGCTCCCTTCCGCTGGGCGTGCAGTGCGTGGCACGGCCGGGGGCGGACGAGCGACTGCTGGCATGGGCCGTCGATCTGGAGCCGACCCTCGGCGGGTCCTCCGCACCCGTATGA
- a CDS encoding peroxiredoxin, whose amino-acid sequence MDIGDVVEDFELPDENGAVRSLSGLLADGPVVLFFYPAAFTPGCTKQACHFRDIAAEFKELGAQPVGVSADSVEKQAEFAHAYSFGYPLLSDPEGTVRERFGVKRGIAAVPTKRVTFVIDTDRKVLEIVKSEFRMSVHADRALEALRGRSA is encoded by the coding sequence ATGGACATCGGTGATGTGGTCGAGGACTTCGAGCTGCCGGACGAGAACGGCGCCGTCCGTTCCCTCAGTGGGCTGCTGGCGGACGGTCCGGTGGTGCTGTTCTTCTATCCGGCGGCCTTCACCCCCGGCTGCACCAAACAGGCGTGCCACTTCCGGGACATCGCGGCGGAGTTCAAGGAGCTCGGCGCCCAGCCGGTCGGAGTCAGCGCCGATTCGGTCGAGAAGCAGGCGGAGTTCGCCCATGCGTACTCCTTCGGCTATCCGCTGCTGTCGGATCCGGAGGGGACCGTACGGGAGCGGTTCGGGGTGAAGCGCGGGATCGCGGCGGTGCCGACCAAGCGGGTCACCTTTGTGATTGATACCGACCGCAAGGTGCTGGAGATCGTCAAGAGTGAGTTCCGGATGAGCGTGCACGCCGACCGCGCGCTGGAGGCTCTGCGCGGCAGGAGCGCGTAA
- a CDS encoding glycoside hydrolase family 2 TIM barrel-domain containing protein, protein MSSTQHTPLPYYEDVSPGTGALPPRPWTPSSDAARLSLNGTWSFRLSPTATAGDDSFARPGYDARGWDELPVPGHWVLHGHGAPIYTNVLYPFPVDPPHVPAENPTGDHLRVFDLPGDWPEGGDAVLRFEGVESCARVWLNGEELGTFKGSRLPHEFEVGSLLEPSGNVLAVRVHQWSSGSYLEDQDQWWLPGIFREVTLEHRPEGALADYFVHASYDHTTGEGTLRIDSDPGGRVTVPELGLDLATGESATVPVEPWTAETPRLYEARLTTVGESVSLHVGFRTVVVEDGLLKVNGRRVLFRGVNRHEFHPSSGRTVDLATMRRDLVLMKQHNINAVRTSHYPPHPAFLGLCDELGLWVIDECDLETHGFGVLDWRNNPVDDDRWTPALLDRAERMVERDKNHPSIVMWSLGNECGTGRGLSAMADWIRERDPSRVIHYEGDLSCADTDVYSRMYAPHEEVDQIGRRTEAPWGDPELDAKRRALPFIQCEYAHAMGNGPGGLAEYQRLFEAHERCQGGFVWEWIDHGFTRRAPDGRFYHVYGGDFGEELHDGNFVCDGLVFPDRTPSPGLIEYKKVIEPVRIEGDGAQGTVRITNGHDFADLSHLVFSWSYEAEGEAIGSGELAVPPLPPGESADLKLPAPPAAEAGAETRWTVEARLAAATAWAEAGHTVAWAQLPATAPGTGRARALASGEAARRDDDRIVLGPGVFDAATGALTELGGLPVTEPPRLDIWRAPTDNDNGASWQPDERWGLIWRRFGLHRVRHRTDAVETTPDGALTVRTRVAPAAVDFALETVYRWTADEDGRLSLAVSVTPLGEWTCPLPRLGLRLGLPAALGEAEWFGGGPGEAYPDTRAAARVGRWALSVDELQTPYVRPQENGARIDVRWVRLTAPDGSGVRIEGEPAFWFTARRWTTEQLDAAEHTPDLDASNETVWVNLDHGQQGIGTQSCGPGVLDEHRLDVAPAEFSFTFSRLS, encoded by the coding sequence ATGAGCTCCACGCAGCACACGCCACTGCCCTACTACGAGGACGTCTCCCCCGGCACGGGAGCGCTGCCGCCGCGCCCCTGGACCCCATCCTCCGACGCCGCGCGGCTGAGCCTGAACGGGACGTGGTCCTTCCGGCTGTCGCCGACCGCCACCGCCGGGGACGACTCCTTCGCCCGTCCCGGCTACGACGCCCGCGGCTGGGACGAGCTCCCGGTGCCCGGCCACTGGGTGCTGCACGGCCACGGGGCGCCGATCTACACCAATGTGCTCTATCCCTTCCCGGTGGACCCGCCGCATGTCCCCGCCGAGAACCCGACCGGCGACCATCTGCGCGTCTTCGACCTGCCCGGCGACTGGCCGGAGGGCGGGGATGCGGTGCTGCGCTTCGAGGGCGTCGAGTCATGCGCCCGGGTCTGGCTCAACGGCGAGGAGCTCGGCACCTTCAAGGGCAGCCGGCTGCCGCATGAGTTCGAGGTCGGGAGCCTGCTCGAGCCGTCGGGGAACGTGCTGGCCGTCCGCGTCCACCAGTGGTCCTCCGGAAGCTATCTGGAGGACCAGGACCAGTGGTGGCTGCCCGGTATCTTCCGTGAGGTGACGCTGGAGCACCGCCCCGAGGGCGCGCTCGCCGACTACTTCGTCCACGCCTCGTACGACCACACCACCGGCGAGGGCACGCTGCGGATCGACTCCGACCCCGGTGGCCGGGTCACCGTCCCCGAGCTGGGTCTTGACCTGGCCACCGGGGAGAGCGCCACCGTCCCCGTCGAGCCGTGGACGGCGGAGACACCGCGGCTGTACGAGGCGCGGCTGACCACCGTGGGCGAGAGCGTCTCGCTGCACGTGGGCTTCCGCACCGTCGTGGTCGAGGACGGGCTGCTCAAGGTCAACGGGCGGCGGGTGCTCTTCCGCGGCGTCAACCGGCATGAGTTCCACCCTTCGAGCGGGCGAACGGTGGACCTCGCGACCATGCGCCGCGATCTGGTGCTGATGAAGCAGCACAACATCAACGCCGTGCGCACCAGCCACTATCCGCCGCATCCGGCCTTCCTCGGGCTCTGCGACGAGCTGGGGCTGTGGGTGATCGACGAATGCGATCTGGAAACCCATGGCTTCGGCGTCCTGGACTGGCGGAACAACCCGGTGGACGACGACCGCTGGACCCCGGCGCTGCTCGACCGCGCCGAGCGCATGGTCGAGCGCGACAAGAACCACCCGTCCATCGTGATGTGGTCGCTGGGCAACGAGTGCGGCACCGGACGCGGGCTGTCCGCCATGGCCGACTGGATCCGGGAGCGCGACCCGTCCCGGGTGATCCACTACGAGGGCGATCTGTCCTGCGCCGACACGGACGTCTACTCGCGGATGTACGCGCCGCACGAGGAGGTCGACCAGATCGGCCGGCGCACCGAGGCGCCGTGGGGCGATCCGGAGCTGGACGCGAAGCGCCGGGCGCTGCCGTTCATCCAGTGCGAGTACGCGCACGCCATGGGCAACGGGCCGGGCGGACTGGCCGAGTACCAGCGGCTGTTCGAGGCGCATGAGCGCTGCCAGGGCGGTTTCGTCTGGGAGTGGATCGACCACGGCTTCACCCGGCGCGCCCCCGATGGCCGCTTCTACCACGTGTACGGCGGGGACTTCGGCGAGGAGTTGCACGACGGGAACTTCGTCTGCGACGGGCTGGTCTTCCCCGACCGCACCCCCTCCCCGGGGCTGATCGAGTACAAGAAGGTCATCGAGCCGGTGCGGATCGAGGGCGACGGGGCGCAGGGCACGGTCCGGATCACCAACGGCCATGACTTCGCCGATCTGTCCCATCTCGTCTTCTCCTGGAGCTATGAGGCGGAGGGCGAGGCGATCGGCTCGGGTGAGCTGGCGGTGCCGCCGCTGCCCCCGGGCGAGTCCGCCGATCTGAAGCTCCCGGCACCGCCCGCCGCCGAGGCGGGGGCGGAGACCCGGTGGACCGTCGAGGCGCGGCTCGCGGCGGCGACGGCGTGGGCCGAGGCGGGCCATACGGTGGCCTGGGCCCAGCTCCCCGCCACCGCCCCCGGCACCGGCCGGGCACGCGCCCTCGCCTCGGGGGAGGCGGCGCGCCGCGACGACGACCGGATCGTGCTCGGCCCCGGTGTCTTCGACGCGGCCACCGGCGCCCTGACGGAGCTCGGCGGGCTGCCCGTCACCGAACCGCCCCGGCTGGACATCTGGCGCGCGCCCACCGACAACGACAACGGCGCGTCCTGGCAGCCGGACGAGCGCTGGGGCCTGATCTGGCGCCGGTTCGGGCTGCATCGGGTACGGCACCGGACCGACGCGGTGGAGACGACGCCGGACGGTGCGCTGACCGTCCGTACCCGCGTCGCGCCCGCCGCCGTCGACTTCGCTCTGGAGACGGTCTACCGCTGGACCGCCGATGAGGACGGACGGCTGAGCCTGGCGGTCTCCGTCACCCCGCTCGGCGAGTGGACCTGCCCGCTGCCGCGTCTGGGCCTGCGGCTCGGGCTCCCGGCCGCGCTGGGCGAGGCGGAGTGGTTCGGCGGCGGCCCCGGCGAGGCGTACCCGGACACGCGTGCCGCCGCACGGGTGGGGCGGTGGGCGCTGTCGGTCGACGAGCTCCAGACGCCGTACGTCCGCCCGCAGGAGAACGGCGCCCGGATCGACGTCCGCTGGGTGCGGCTGACCGCGCCCGACGGATCCGGGGTGCGGATCGAGGGCGAGCCGGCCTTCTGGTTCACCGCGCGCCGCTGGACCACCGAGCAGCTCGACGCGGCCGAGCACACCCCGGATCTCGACGCGTCGAACGAGACGGTGTGGGTGAACCTGGACCACGGGCAGCAGGGCATCGGCACCCAGTCCTGCGGCCCGGGGGTGCTGGACGAGCACCGCCTGGACGTGGCGCCGGCCGAGTTCTCGTTCACGTTCTCGCGGCTGAGCTGA